TTATGCCGATCGCTTTGAGAGCGTGCGCGGACGCGCCGTGCAGGCGGTGAGCGCATTCCTGGAGCGACTGCCGCCATTGGACTTTCATCTGCTGAACGTGGTGTCGACGCTGGCCGAGCGCATGGGACAGACGGAGACGGTGGAGCCCAGCGAGGAGATACGTCTGCTCTACATTGAGCAGCTGCATTTGATGTTGCGCAAATACGCAAAGATGGGCAATGTTGGCGTCTTCCGTGAGTGTTATCCCCAGGTCGTCAAGGTGCTTATCAAATCCATCAAGGATGACTATGCCGCCGTGCAACGGAATGGCTGTGCCACACTTGTCGAATTGTCGCGTGTGGCAGACACAATGGAGCTGCGTCCCTTTACCGAATCCCTGGCCGTGGCCCTGTACACCATGCTGAATCATCGGCACTCGGCGGCACGCATTTCCGCCGTGGAGGCACTGGGTCGGGTCAGTCTGCACATGGATGCCAGCGGCGAGGGTATGCGCCGCTTGATCATGGAGGTGTCGCCGCTGCTCATGGACTCCATGCCGCTGGTGCGTCGTGAATGTGGCCAAATGGGTGTCCTAATGCTGCTGGAGCTTCCCGATCGCTACTCGTACTTCGAGAGAATCCTGCCGCTAGTGCTTTGTTGCCTGAAGGATGACTCGCCGGAGGTGCTGACCTTTATACGTCCGCTCTGGGTGAAGTGCGGCAATCAGTTTTATGATGAAAACGAGGCAGAGCTCTCGCAGCAGGAGATCTGTGATCCACAAGTCGAGAACTATCCGGCAGGTGTGCAGCGTCCAACAATTGGTTGTCGTGGCCTTGTGCAGCGTTCCCTGCGTCTCCTCCAGCTGATCACGCGGGAGGCGGGCGACTGGAAGGATAATGTGCGTCTCCACTCCCTGAAGCTGCTCTATCAGTTCGTACTGCACGCCGAGGCAGCCATGACCGCCAAGTTCTTCGAGATATATGCCCAAGTATCGCAGGCCTGCTGCGATCGGGAGCCGGCAGTCAGTGCGGAAGCAAAGAAGGTGGCTGATCTGTTGGGTCGACTACTGGCATTTAATGCCTGGATTGAGCACGGATTCGATGGCCTGGAGCGCAATGCACGTGAATCATTCCTCTCTTGCTTTTACTATATGTTTACTGCTGCCTTGGGTGGCACCTATGATCATCTGTTGCGTCTTTGCAAGCTGCTAAAGAGCTCGGACTACTCTCACACATTGAAGCCAGGTTTCCAATTATACATACTGAAGACACTGGAAACCGTGCTGGACAAGGCCAGTCTGGTTACAGCCTCTATGGAGCAGCTCCAGGAGCTCTATGAGATCATCTACGTGACCGCCATGAAGGTAATGGCATTATCCTACTCTCTTGACAGCGAGGCCAACGAGAATGTTAATCGCGGCCAGGTGATCATCAAGCGTATCGTGCAGCTAGAAGAGATTACAATGGGGCAACTGCATGAGCGTTGGTTCTCCCTGGTGCTTCTTGATGTGGAGAACTTGGATGCGGCACAAGACGAAAACTCCGAGCCAGTATTGATGCTATACGGTCTCATCCATCTGGGCAGCATACGCTCGACCTACTTGACCCAGCTCATAGAAAAGGTCAAGCTCGTCTTTCAGCATTGCAGTGACAGTGCTCAGGTGCGCATCTTCAGCATCCTATCGATAGCAGCGTTATCCTGGTCTGAAACCGTCCGCGTGGAGCGGGAGCAGAGCACCCAACTCCTGAGCAGCTTTATCAATGAAATTGTAGAGCCTTATTTGGCCTGGAAGGCGGGTGCAAGTGGGGAAGCCATGCGTTCCATGGCCATGGCTACGTTATGTGCTTTGGCTCAAGGCGCCAAGGAGGAGGCACGTGAGGTGCTGCCCTCTCTAGCCAAGCACATGCCCAGTTTGCTGGAGGATCGCAATGTGACCACTCGCCATTATGCCATCAAAGCCATGTGCTACTTTCAGGGCATGTCCGTGGAGGAACTGAAACCTCTAGCCTATGCAACAATGCAGCGCATGGATGATCCCTCGGCAGGCATACGCGTTATAGCTGCCACTGCAGTAGGTAAATTGTGTCCAGTATTTAAAAGCGAAGAGGAAACAGAGGCAGAGGAGCGACAGCACGAGCGCGAGGTGTGGGAGGCGTTTGTAAAACGAGCTATGGATCTCCTACTGCTCTATAATGAAAGCCCTGAAAAGGAGATGCAGGCTGCCACACAGAAAACGCTCATCGAGCTGGCCAAGATGCACCCAGAAGCTTGGGAAGAGTGTTATAAACGCTCTCTGTCCACAGTCCGAAGTAAGGAAGGATTAGCTGATCTCTACGCCAAGATGAACATAAGGGATGAGGTACAAGCAGTAAAGGATTAGAGCATaaacttatgtacatatagatTTGGAATTAGTTTTTAGCGATTTGTAGATTTTCACAagaattcacaattttttttcggcTGTTATTGCGTTCCCATTTGCCCCGTTTGCATTAATTGCCCGATCTGTCGAATTCTGAGTAGCAAATTATTGTAAACACAATCGCAACTCGCATCTGAAAGGCAAAATTTGCAGCTGCGACTGATGAAATTGCATTAAGCATTAAAGCATTTCCAAATcacaaaatgttttgtttattttgccaTAGCTACGAATTTTGTTTGATGAATTTGCTTGATGAATTGTGGCAAAGGCGAATTATTACAGGCCGATCGCATATTTCATCTTACAAGTACAAATAAATCCAATTGAATTGAGGCTAACAGTTGGGAAAAACTAACAGCAAAAGGAACCagaaatatattcaatacTTACcagaaaaataactaaatgtaaataattcaGTTGCTCATAGGACTAGACTTTATTAGaatctttattatatttcggaatttaaatgtatgtttGGTCGTTCAGATTACTTTTAAAAGCATAGAAAATTTTTGATGATTTATATGCAGCACTTACCTcagctaaataaaattaacctTTCTAATGATTGAGCATTTAGCTGCAtgtaaaagaatatttaattggtTTCTGAAAACTTTCTCgaagatatttaattttttttatttacccTACTGTTGAACATCATAGCTACATATATAATGCTCAGATATTTTGTTCCCGAGCATATCAACAACTTGGTTAAATTTGACCTTTAGAAAGCTTTCACGATATTCGaatcaatatattaaaaatcattttgctTCTGtcaattaaagcaaatatgGAGTCCAGATATTTTTGCGAAGTTCTTATTTGACATAATATAAAACACAAcgaatgaatattattttcaataacatGTTTCTCCCAACAATATTGAAatgcaatatatatatcaaaagaGGAAAAAGATATTTCCATCGTCAACAACATAAGAATGCactaaaaaatttacagttcatggaaaataaattgtgcAATTAAACTGACATTTTTGTGTTGAAAGATATATTTGAGACAGATACTGAGACAGCAACTGGCAACGTTGCTTAATCCGGGTCTGTGGAACTTTATTAGCATTCACTGTTAGCCAAGTTACCCCTCTCACCACTGTTAATCCTCAGCCAGCAGGAAGTTGTTCGcacaaaaagtgttgcataatTTTGTGCGCTGCAGTTTGAGCCACATTTGATTGGTTTTCGGTTGACATTTGAGCCAAGTTGACCCAGATATGCACTACAGGTTCTGTTTCTAACTAATTTGTCACAGTTTTGTACAAAAAGTTTGCACTtgatattaaaacaatttgtctaattaagcaaaatgtacaagtttctaattaaaatacacacaaaaaatgacgggcagacagacagacaatgaCAAGCTTCCCATTACGCCCCCAATTACCACGCCCCCGCATAAGCTACTCGCAGCTGGCGCCCTTTCAAATGACGTTAAGGCgccaccaacacacacacacacacattcgcacACTCCCACATACGGGCGGGAATTTTATGTGCGCTTAATTGCCAGCAAATGAGCGAAGCTTTTTGTGTGTGCGAAAGCAAACACATCTAAATGACTaactgtaaataaatgaaagcgCCAACttgaacacacacaaacatatccTTGCCTTGATGTGcacttaattaattgcatttggtTTTGGTCAgggtaattaaaaatttcccaACGCCACgagtataattttaatttcagaaCTGTGAGGCAAATACGAAGAAAATGTAAAGATAAGTGcggaagcagcaacaacaactgacagtCGCTTATGCCACGTGAAGATATTCGACTTGTAGAGTCGTCGATGTTGGATTATCATTATTGTTATAGTGAAGCTCATTAAACTAATTATGTCGTACTCAAACTTCAAAGACTTGGCAAAATGAGATGCAATGTGAGCGAGACAAAAAGCGCGAGGGAAAGGCACGAACGTTTAATTAATCCTTTTCAGGCAGCGCAGCAGAGACGCAAAAgagaaatacacacatacacacacacacatacacacacataaagcGAGTAAACAGTTATAAATGGCAGGCAAGGAAAAACGAAGGcagagccaaagccaaagtcagGAAGGCAGGCAGACAGACGACTTCATTGTCGTCGTCCTTGGTGCCGCACAAATTAAATGCTACATTCAATGCCATTTTGAAATCATTTCGAGTGCCGACCCCAACTGTCAGCGGTAGGAGGGAGGATGGATTAAAGGGGGTGACTTGTCAGGATGCAGAAAGTTGCCAACTCGACTTGCCCGACTTCTGCCGCAATTGAATTTCGTTAGACCGCCCTAACCCATTACcaactgaataaaaaaataatataaaatcaactACAACAGCCAAGGCCAGATGGGACGACTAAGGAAATACCCAATAAGTTGAAAtacagtaaaatttattttttaaataaataagttaagtcAGTTTTGGAGGCAAAAACGCTAAGCTAAGCGAGAAAAATCCAGATTTGGCGAGAAAAAAGATAGACTGTGAgataagatatcttaaaacgAAAGAAAGGACTAAAGGTTGCTTCTATGactgctatatgatatagtaatccgattcctacaaaattaaaaatgtaaaatattcaaaaaaaaaaaaaaaaaacaattacgaATTAAGTCTAATAAGCCACCATAGATacaaattacagggtatttaaagCGGTTTCCCTAATACTGCATACCTTGGagcttttatacattttatgttggcaatttgaaaattactttcattacacttgaaaaaattaatttaaattgtacatGATTTTTTCCGTCTCTTCGACTTTATTTGTCAGTTGTCGCATATTCACACTCGGCtgactaaatataaaaatggtgCTGAAAAGCTGACCCATTTCCagaaattttctataaaataaacatacaaaaaaagggCCGTGATCATTTTGGTCAGTTTTTGGCAGACTCGACTATGTTTCGGGTTGTTCATGAcaaccattaaaaaatttgaattataagAGAGCAAGGACATGCAGTCAAGCGGACGGACAGCTGAAGCagcctcatcatcatcactaATTGAGATACTTTCATTCTGCCCAAGTTGCTGCCTCAGTTGTCGTTGcaaacaagcagcagcagcaacattcaCAGTGGCAGCATCCTTCACTGTCTGCCTCTcgttttaacatttttaaattgcgcCGTCAACTCCACTTGGTTGGAGAACAGGCTGCAGACGTCACTCGTTATACCCTTACAGAAGGTATTGTAATTTTCTCACGAAACTTGTAACGCATTAAAGGAGGCATGGTAGAAACCAAAAAAGggtgtatatatttttcagcAGATAtgcaagtcgatatagccatgtcagTTTTTCCATCTTTTTTTAAggctatatttataaaacgtGATacatttctgtattttttatgcatgCATTAAAGTGCATACAGTGTAGGTGCCGCAACCGGTAGGATAACTATACTATATTAAATAGCTATCATTGAATCTATGAATcgaaaattaacattaaatcaaaaaatcgtCGTTGCTTTCTGTGTCTAATAacaataagttaaaaattgaattaaaaagttttgcaagCGTAACTAAAATTCatcgttttttttcttattttcactTGCTTTTCtgcttttataatttctttatataacAACCTTTCACATATAAGTAAAATTAGTCAACGTAACAATTAATCCGTCGTTGCCTTGGCAGCACTTGTATAACAATATCCCAACAAATGGGCCTCGTCGCACGATGAAcggtaattaaatatatacctCATCGTCCGCatctttgccaaaactttCGAGTGGTACGCTTAGCAATTAGGGTGCAAGGCTTCCAATAAAAACGAGCTCATCCACCCACCGACAACAAACACCCCATCCCCATTCCAATCCCTATTCCCATCCattcgctgctgttgccatcGTTACCTTGGTTTGGGATGGAGTTCGAAGCTGAATGGATGGAGCCAGAAGCTGAAGGGGCTGGACGTGCGCTTCATTTGCTATAACTTCGCTTACTTCCACTTAAAtgcttaattataattaagtttCATGTACAACGCATAGATATAATATACGAGAACATGAAACTGTCTCTTACTTGTCTTTTGCAGCGGAAGCATCCTGGCACATTGCGAgtacttgaaattaaatacaaataatctTTTGACTCGATTCCCATTCCTTTTCCTCCTctcgctcactctctctctctccctcattTGAGACGAATGCCAAAGGGTTCGCGTCGCCTTTGCTCGTTTGGCGTTGTTTTAATTACGTCTTAATGTCGACGCATAAGCGGAGTCCATCCTCCTTTCCTCTGCGGGGTGAGCTTACGAAGGAAGGTTCAATGCTCCAGAGTTGTGCGTATCAATTCAACGTTAATTGCTCGCCTGCTCCAAATTGTGCCAAAGTCTGTGCAGTTAATGTGAAAGTTAAGTGCCAGGCCAAGACGAAGATGAATATGAAGGGCAACGACGAAGGCAAAGCCGATAAACTGCGAAGGCGCGAAAGCCATTTTGGCAacgttttattgatttttgcaCGTAACAACGCCAGAGGCAATTCAGGGGGGATGAGTAACGGCATCACTCGATAATGAGAACAGTGGTTCACTTCTAATTAAATgcccaaaatatttaaatagtctAAGTAGCAATATGACAAATTACACGCAgtccatttaaaattaacataattatatagGAAGCACAtcttaaagatacatttttagcAAATTATGTGTAGCTAATCAAAtctgcaaaaatataaaaaaaatatttgctgatttttattcaaagtaattatttttctatataagttacataatatatgtatgaaatttataaaggtttcatatttttttatctcttTGTAAAACTCTAACttgtaacttaaaaaaaaacttttattttttaatttcaaaatgaaaatttaaattgactttcaaaaaaatgttgtaggGTTTTGGTCTTTATTGCGATTTTCAGATATTTTTGGTATGtgcatacaattaaaatttctaatttaattgcaattttcgttatatatttagaaataatacttatataaaaaattaaaaaacagagatttctattattatttcatccattttttctttggatcaataataaaagtcaaaCTTAATTATCATAATATCGAAAATAGTATATCTGAGACTGTCCCATTCATTCAGCTAAATAGTTTAGGTTCGGGCTGATTTTGTACCCTATAAATAGTTTAGGTTTGGACTGATTTTGTACCCTATCGAACCACTGTGCAGCATGGCGTCGTTGGCACATTGTGTTTAATTATGAGCGCTTGCCAGACAATGACGAAGACGACAATCGCCTCTGACTCTGAATCTGACAGTGTAACTGACTAACGGAAGCCGTGCACAAGTAGCAAGCAAGGAGGCAGTGGCAGGAGGCAGTGGCAGGAGGCAGTGGCAGGAGGAGAGTGGCAAGGCGAAAAGGCGACAGGAGGCAAGAGGCAAGAGGCAAGTGCCACTCACTGGCTGGCTATGTATCATTATTATGATGCCTGCaagtgtttatttttggctgCCAACagcagttttttctttttttttctttttttgttaatgtGGCCGTTAATGTTGTCAGACTCTCTCATTACAGTTGTCGGAGTGCTCGAGCCGTCGACGGTCGTCAGCTGAGGCTGAGGCTGAGGCTTAGACACAGGCTGAAGCTGAGGCTGAGCGATGGGAGCAACGTTGGCATTAATTAAGCATGTTTGACTGTGAatgtcaacagcagcaaatgctCTCTGTctcagtgtgtgtatgtttgtgttcgtgtgtgtatgggtgtgtgtgtgtgtgtgtttgtgtgcgttgACAGGCGGGCAAGTTGTGCCACACTTGCCAAAGGGAAAGGGGAGGGCGATGGGCGTAAATGGCTGACAGGCGCTCAGTTTACTTTTCGGGCCACGTAATTAAGTGACGCaagtcaatttattttgcaattaatcattaatttaTGCGCACGGAAGTATAATTGACTCATATTTCAACTCAGATGCCGATAGAGTGAGAGACAGGccaagagacagagagacagtcGAACATTAGAGTGGAAAATGTTATCGTATTTCAACTGTAATGGCGAATTGCGATGTCTTATTGCCCCAACCCCTAAGCCTATCACCTTTTACTCGCAAGATTCTTCTGATTATCAACGTCCCGAATCGACATCATGTCCAGAATGCGCATTTGTATTTGCGCtgttttataatatgtataatacgTTTACAGCTTTCATAATGGCTCgcctatttaaattaattaatttcctaGTCGCAGTTCAAGTGAAACGGTTCAATTAAGTTCAGTTCAGATctattaacaaaaaacaaatcaaattaatttcattctaAGTAAGGACTTAAAGGAGGCATAAGGATCTTACAATCTGACAGTCCTGTAATCCTGTAATAAGTGAACTAAACTCAGTTCTCCAACTTTAACACTAAATCACATCAAAATCAACACCTACGGTAAATAAACgtcaatttaaatgaacataacttaagtttgaataaaaatcgaaatagagCCTTACATTATGAGGatgtaagaaaataaaaaacatcaaattatacaaataaaatcaatttaaagtgaATCAGCTTAACTTTTAGGCAAATAATGCAGAGACTGCATTCATTGTAAgtagtattataaaaataattaaatgatttctCTTAATATTCATTggtttaattacaataaaatgacaaattttgagttcaattttttacttgaaaaataatcatccttaagttttattttttctaaaaaaataatgtttagtTTTACTCAAAGATTACGCATCAAGTTgtaattttgacttttccaTTTCGTTTTATTAGCTCAATCTAATGTAGAATActgaaagatttaaaaatatatcatatcatatatttacaaatggTAGTGTTATAACAAGTACAGAGGCTACACTTTTAGGgtataaagttattaaaaaaaaatgcttttaaatacCCGCACTTTATAGTCGCGcatattttatgaactttttgaataatttataatgcAACCAAACGATTGATTGATGGCAGCGAGTGCAGccatcacaaaaaataaaaaccaaacacTCATAACTGATGGCATCTGTTCATTATAAATGCATTCATGTAAGCTTGTATTCATTTTGCAATTAAGCCCAGATATGACTCGTACTCATTTAAGCTGATTTAGCCATAACTGTGCTTGTTTTTTTCAATAGTTCTGACTCAACTTGTGCTCCATTAAATGGCAATTAACTTTTGGCTCAAGAGGTCACAGGTCATGCTAGCCTTGGCAAAAATAGAACCAAAATAAGGACGTGCAAGTGTCGtgcttatatataaataactaaatatttaacttaagggaaaatgttaaataaagtGGTCTATAAATAACTGACAAgctgaaaaactttaaaatagacaaaaagtaataaataaaacatgatAAATTAGATTATTTGCTATTGCTCAAATTGACAAGCTTATCTAGACATTATTTGTCTGTATAAATGTTGTTATCTGCAAGCTAATTTTAGTAATGTCAGATATACGTTTATTTGTGAGGTCTTTTATGCAACTTTATTGCCTACAAAATGGTTAgattatatgaaatttgtgtTACTAAGTGCCAACGTTGAAGCAACTCGACTCGACGTCCCCGCAGTGAATCAAATCACATCAAATTATGCTGATGACATAGGAATTTTTGTGACCATTTGTGTTAGTTGCTCGCTGGTGGCCACTTTCATTACTGTTGCCGCCGCactcatttaaaatatcatcaaTCATAGCCAGTTAGTTAATTGCGTCCAATTGTGTGAGTttgcatgtgtgcgtgtgctgtgtgctgtgtgtgtgtgtgtgtgtgtgtgtgtgtgtgggacaAAGGCGAGCCAAGCTAATGGCCAAGCAAAAAGTGGCgaaagaaaaacgaaaacgTTTAAAAACTGCCAGCgcaggcaaattaaaaataaagcttaagCACGCCAACTTTGGCCAGGCCAAAACGAGTCAAAGCGGGGCCAGGCCAACTGACCTGCAAAGTTCAAGTGAAATAAGCCATGACAAGGCACCGCCAAGTCGCCACCCCCCAAACTCACTGCCAATTCGAGGaccttaaataaaagttggCCCCAAAAGTTTTGACTTGTCTTTGAAAGCCACTTCGCTTCAactaaagaaatcaaaatgcGCTGGCAAATCTATGAAAAATGATGACAGGAAGCATTTGCAACGGAAATGAGGCGAACGGTACTTCCGTTTTATACATTGTACAGTTACAGCAACAATGGTCACATAATTAGCCAACATTTTGGCTCACTTCGATTAT
The genomic region above belongs to Drosophila innubila isolate TH190305 chromosome 3R unlocalized genomic scaffold, UK_Dinn_1.0 2_E_3R, whole genome shotgun sequence and contains:
- the LOC117790969 gene encoding dynein assembly factor 5, axonemal-like isoform X1, whose translation is MSFDLDTKLICTELESSDHRKRSATLLQLREQCEKAPESVSSDAIAADFDELYLHLLKCYADRFESVRGRAVQAVSAFLERLPPLDFHLLNVVSTLAERMGQTETVEPSEEIRLLYIEQLHLMLRKYAKMGNVGVFRECYPQVVKVLIKSIKDDYAAVQRNGCATLVELSRVADTMELRPFTESLAVALYTMLNHRHSAARISAVEALGRVSLHMDASGEGMRRLIMEVSPLLMDSMPLVRRECGQMGVLMLLELPDRYSYFERILPLVLCCLKDDSPEVLTFIRPLWVKCGNQFYDENEAELSQQEICDPQVENYPAGVQRPTIGCRGLVQRSLRLLQLITREAGDWKDNVRLHSLKLLYQFVLHAEAAMTAKFFEIYAQVSQACCDREPAVSAEAKKVADLLGRLLAFNAWIEHGFDGLERNARESFLSCFYYMFTAALGGTYDHLLRLCKLLKSSDYSHTLKPGFQLYILKTLETVLDKASLVTASMEQLQELYEIIYVTAMKVMALSYSLDSEANENVNRGQVIIKRIVQLEEITMGQLHERWFSLVLLDVENLDAAQDENSEPVLMLYGLIHLGSIRSTYLTQLIEKVKLVFQHCSDSAQVRIFSILSIAALSWSETVRVEREQSTQLLSSFINEIVEPYLAWKAGASGEAMRSMAMATLCALAQGAKEEAREVLPSLAKHMPSLLEDRNVTTRHYAIKAMCYFQGMSVEELKPLAYATMQRMDDPSAGIRVIAATAVGKLCPVFKSEEETEAEERQHEREVWEAFVKRAMDLLLLYNESPEKEMQAATQKTLIELAKMHPEAWEECYKRSLSTVRSKEGLADLYAKMNIRDEVQAVKD